The Planctomycetia bacterium genome window below encodes:
- a CDS encoding AAA family ATPase, giving the protein MSVPVIAFFNNKGGVGKTSLVYHVSWMLAELGFRVVAADLDPQSNLTGVFLEDDKLELLWPEEEERLTIYGAVRPIKVGLGDISAPGLEPIASRLVLIPGDIALSEFEDDLSAAWPKCLDQDERAFRVMSAFWRVVQKGAAEHEADIVLVDLGPNLGAINRAALIAADFVVIPLGPDLYSLQGMQNLGPRLREWRKGWNERMQKKPASIGELPSGNMTPLGYIVMQHSVRLDRPTKSYDRWIARIPGTYRKYVLDQRNGDSNSVTNDPNCLLLLKHFRSLMPMAQEARKPMFALKPADGALGAHANAVLDASASFRKLANEITRRAGIVKSSA; this is encoded by the coding sequence ATGAGCGTGCCGGTGATCGCGTTTTTCAACAACAAAGGGGGGGTCGGTAAGACCTCGCTTGTCTACCACGTTTCGTGGATGCTCGCCGAATTGGGATTTCGCGTGGTGGCAGCAGACTTGGACCCTCAGAGCAATCTTACGGGCGTGTTTCTTGAGGATGACAAACTAGAGTTGCTTTGGCCCGAAGAAGAGGAACGTCTGACAATCTACGGCGCTGTCCGGCCCATTAAGGTCGGGCTAGGTGACATTTCAGCCCCCGGACTCGAACCGATCGCATCTAGGCTGGTACTTATTCCGGGAGATATCGCATTGTCCGAGTTTGAGGACGATCTATCCGCGGCTTGGCCGAAATGCTTAGATCAAGATGAGCGTGCGTTTCGAGTCATGTCGGCTTTTTGGCGCGTGGTACAGAAGGGAGCCGCCGAACATGAGGCGGATATCGTCCTCGTCGATCTTGGGCCGAATCTCGGCGCAATTAATCGCGCGGCCCTGATCGCAGCGGATTTTGTCGTGATTCCGCTCGGCCCCGACCTTTACTCTTTGCAAGGTATGCAAAACCTCGGACCACGACTGCGTGAATGGAGAAAGGGATGGAATGAACGAATGCAAAAAAAGCCAGCATCAATCGGCGAATTGCCCTCTGGAAACATGACTCCCTTGGGATACATCGTGATGCAGCATTCGGTACGACTGGATCGACCAACCAAGTCCTATGACCGCTGGATTGCGCGGATTCCAGGCACGTACCGCAAATATGTGCTTGACCAACGCAATGGCGACTCGAATTCCGTTACAAATGATCCGAACTGCTTGCTGCTGCTAAAGCACTTTCGGAGTTTGATGCCGATGGCGCAAGAAGCAAGAAAGCCAATGTTCGCTCTGAAGCCAGCGGACGGCGCACTTGGAGCCCATGCAAACGCCGTTCTGGACGCGTCGGCGTCGTTTCGGAAACTGGCGAACGAAATCACGCGCCGCGCGGGCATCGTGAAATCGTCTGCATAA